Genomic window (Clarias gariepinus isolate MV-2021 ecotype Netherlands chromosome 4, CGAR_prim_01v2, whole genome shotgun sequence):
aacaataagtaaataaagaaaaataaagatggAATTAGAAACACCATGCTTATTTAAAGCATACATTAAAAAGGAAACTTctaatttatttgaattaaagTTGTAGAGTAGCTTGGTAACTAGATCATTCCGTAGTTAAACTATTCAAAGAAAGTCAAAGAAAGTGTGTACACTGCAATTATGTAGTTTGGTTAGCTACTGTATTGTTGTTTAATGACTGGCTTGTATAATTCTTAGCACTCCGCTTATAAGTTATCTAGTGTAGTTAGCTCTGGGAAGCACAATAGATTATTCCACTCGATATATTCATTTGTGTTGaagaataatagtaataatgatgatgagttTGGAGTCGGACAtctaaaacaaatgaaaaaaacatttaaaaaaaagaacacatatGACTGATAATATATGCctataaaaagaagaaagttGTCTTATGCCACAACTTGATCTGGAATGTATTAAAGACTTGGTCAAATGTGCTTAGGTATAGGGCAGTTTGATTTGTGGATACTGGAATGTGTGATGATGATAGCCTACTACTctactattattataaatgatttTGGCTCCTTGAACTTCACAGTATTGCTCAATTATGCTCAAGAAGAACAAGCTACAAACTTCTAATGCTCTTTATAGCTGATGTCGGAGTAGTTTATAAAAACTAACTCTCTTAGTAACTAAAAAAAACGCATTAGAGTTGCAGGCTAGCGTGTAGCTGTTTCATACACAGGTCTGGTGATTGCAGCCTAAAGCAGCCTAGTACGCGTGCACGTGCGTCTTACCTTCCATCCGGCCGAGCTGTTGCTGTCTcctttatctttaaaataagGTACGTATCGCACCATCCAGTCGTATATCTGCGACAGGGTGAGTCTTTTCTCGGGGGTGCTCTCGATCGCGCGGGTGATCAGGTCCGCGTATGACAGGTTCCCCCACGCGTTGCGTCGTGAGGACTTGGCTTTGCGCAGCTGCCCGGCGACATCAAGCGCAGCGCCGCTCAGACACGGCAACGGCGCGCCTCCGGCTTCGCGCTTCACCTCGGCGGGATTCACACTCTTCCTCCCCGATCTACAGGGCGGCCCGATCTCGGTCTCCGTCTTCAGCAGTGGACAAGGAGCTCCGCTGAGCTCTGCGCCCGCAGGGAAGTCCTCGGAACACGGCGGCGGCCAGGTGCACGAGCGCGGCCGGCTGCGCGGCTCCAAGTCCGTGTCGAGGTCAAGTGCACGCGCGTCCAGCTCCTCGTCCTCCACCATCATCGTCCACAGCAGTAAATTCGATGGAAGCGTGACTCCGCGGCGTCCACCCTGACCGTCACCTGAGCCGAAACGTCTACTTCAGTGTGATTACAGTGAACCGGCAGGCGAAGAAACACGGCATCTCGAACTGGCAGCTCTCAAAAAGCGACACGCCGGAACAATCTTCGATTAGACAGCATTAGACATTCCATTTTTCGAACAGTTAAAGACGTCTACTAAGCCCACTCATGCTACAGTCAGTCCAGATTAACCCAGTGTGGAGTGATTTTGAAGAGCTTTGTAATCTGCTCGAGGTTTTAATTAAACCGCCTGCAGCAACAGATGATATCTAGGATGCGCACAGGCAGTGATTTATCTTAAGCGCTCTGAAAAGTTGCATCTTCACTTTCTATTAAGAAGGTCAAGAGTGGAAAAGTGCTCGCTGAATCATTATGCCACGGCCACTGAACAGAGCGAAATCCCTTCATTAGATATTCTTCTTTCTGAGTGGAGTATGCCCAGTCATGCGTTCATTATTAGCCTATGCATGTAGATAACTGCGTGGCTCAAATCCAGTCCAGGCTCCTCGTAGTTTAAAAGCTGGAGGTTGTGCTCTTCGTCGCACGAGCAGGTCTTCCTCTCTTCGCTGTATCACTTTCGGTCCGATGAGATCCCGTTCACGCGCCGCTACGCTCGGCCCTTCTGGCGTTTGTAAAAGGATGGATGACGCACCGGCGGTGTGGAGTTGAAGAAACGCAGCTCGCCCATAATTGGCCAGTGAGGAGGGTGCGAGGCCATGCCCACCTTCTGCGATGAAGGAGATTAACGCTGAACAAACGCTTTAAGGTGTTTCGATCGATGATGGTCTGTCCGTCTTCATCAAACAAATCCCAGATTTACACTCATGAGCTTTTGGGGATGGAAGTTTCCACAAACGTCTCAGCCACGGTCTTTATAGTCACACCAAGCGCATACATGCCCTAAGGGTCGCCACTGACAGGACTTAAAAGCTTCAACTCAAACTGCTTGCAGTCGCATAGAACAGAGTACTCTCCTTACGATCACATTCATTTTTGCACAGTTGTATGCCTCTACGTTTACAGGAACAAGCAGCACCTTTCTTTGTCCCTGGAGTTGTACCTTCAAATGTATGTACAGGGAGCATAAAGTCTCCCTCTGATTATGTCCAATCACATATATGAAAACTATGCTGGACAGAAACATGAATTTAGGGGGATTACATAGACCAAGTATTACAATGAATTTGCAATAACgcgtttattttatatatcagGGAAATCCTTTATACTCTATTGGAACTTTAAGAAAAGTATTTGAGGAATATAAATAGATCGCGATTCATTCTTGAAACCTTAAAGTTAGATGACATTCATCTTTCTAGGTAAGTTACAGAATGTGCACCCTTGACGGACCCACTCCATCGATAAGAAAAGAAGTGGTTTAGTACTCTTTTTCCCCCTGATTTTATAGAGGAAATTACACCAGCAttgcagctacagtatatgcGCATATCCTGAAGGATCAAACACTGGCTGTGCTTGATAGCCATCAGCCACATTAGAAAAACTGCAATTTTCTTTGAGTCCATCtgaaaaggtgaaaaaaatgaaacatcaCTGTGTTGGACCTTGTTCTGTTCTTTCACTGCTGTAAAGAGAGAGTATGGTGAGTTCACCATCAAAATCTCTACAATATTCTCTATACAGCATACAGTCCATAGCAAATGCacaggaaaaaaagattaaccATCACATTTGTGTCAACTGTTTAATCTGTTTTTAATAACCCTTGTCATacacatgaaaaataaataaaataaatattaataacaattaaCCCTTAAATAATACACAATTTAAATACACTTGATttgtgagatttttttaaaatgcccAAATATCTCCTCTTAAAAAAAGAGCCACCTTCTAATTTGTGCTTACAAAGCAGTCAGTGCCAATGATATGCAAACTTACTCTATACCAAGTACGTAACTTGCTCTATagcatgcaaataaaaaaaattatttgctattatttaatattaaataccaACTTTAGAAATCATTCAAATAATGAGATGGTAAATGTGTGTTTTCCTGAGATACAATAAAAGATCTATCATTTGAGCATAAAATACAAAGAACTTAAACATTCCACAAGGGACAAAAGTTACCAACTCCTAAACCTACAAATCACCTCCATCAACAAGGATGAATTCATACCCATCCCCACCCAACACACCTACGATTTGGACATACTCAGTTACACAATACACCCACTGAAACTTCAATGTGTGGTGCCATTTACTTAGGAAATTACAATTGTGTTATTGCACATGCTAAACATAGACCAGGTATGAGATGTTCTGATGAGTCATATGCAACCTGGAGATCAGTATTCTCTAGGGATTTGGGTACCAAGAATTTAGCCCACCACAAACTACCTTCTGTATCTaacaacaaaccaaacaaaagaATCTTTAGCTCTTATCTTCCTGTAAGTGGACCTGCAACACTATACAGGCACtgattactgaaaaaaaatcataaaaagttTAGAGATGAAATGTATGCCTGAGAGGTTCAAGGCGGCAAGTTTGAAAATAGCTGACtgttgttaataaaaataaaaaataaaaaacacttcaCACAAGGCACTAAAAGAGTAAGTAATGTAAGACACAACACTTATCACACTCACAAACATACCCCCAAGCTCACAGGTTAATATTTTATCCAGgtacaatattattttttattttttttaggcattatataaatttatatccaaaaatatgtaataatttctaaacataatgtttttacgaagtaaaagaaaaaataactgctgaacttaaacattttagaaacTGTTTTTTTAGAATAGTAGTATAcatttaaattgtataaaatttaaagggaaaaaaagcttagAGTCTTTAAGTCATTAGGTGGTATGAAATAGGGCAAACGGAGTTCTGCAGAACCATACATACTACATACCCAAGCCACCTCTTCATGACAGGAAGCCAACATCAATTCAATTCATCTGAGACAAACATGAGCACTCCAGTAATTTCTATCTCCATTCAAATGAGTGCATGTACTAAAACAGAAATTAATGATAAATTCtctcatacattttaaatagtgGGATCCCAGTTGGAGCACTGAAAGAGTAATGGCCTCATCTCTAGCTGCCATCTCTGGTGTCAGCTCTCATGAGTTAATAGTGGAGATGAGAGcagataaggaaaaaaaaatatctgcacTTTTCTGACAGGGAAGAAAGGAGAGCTTTCACAGGTCCATGTATCATTAAGCAATTGAGAAAGCTAATTAGAGATACtggtggtgggggtggggggtgcaGATCTCACATCTAATTATTGCCATAGCAACTGCATCTCTCACTTGTGAGGTATAAAAGACATGCCACTCAGTGAGGAAACAGGAAAAAGCATCAAACAGGGTAAGAGAGCCACCTAGTGCAACAACAGTGTAAAAGCCAAACACAGAAAAATGACATCTGTAACAGAAAGAGTGCCAAATGAGgcactttttttattctgaaaataaCATTTACAACCATTTAACACGATATTGATAAGACTAAATAGCACATCAATATACAGAATTGTGCatcttattcataaaaaataaatcattttcaaaaataGGCTCCTGTTGCCGTGGATAATTTTTTCCAGCTGCAAATTAAATAGACTATATCCTGCAATCTTGGTCACTTTACTACTTTAAAACTTGATATTTTAGGTGATGCCACAATTCAAAGCTGCCACTTCAAGTTACATCAGAATGGCTTTTGGCACCTACATGAGCCTTTTGGGATCAATTTTCTCCAAGTGTACTAATGGCTTAAGCTGCTCTGCAAAGCTACGCATGTCTTCAGACACCGTGTCCTGCCCTGCTGGTGCTAACACACTAAGTTCCACTAGGTAGGACAGAGACAAAGGTTCAGTATTATCCGTGTTGCCTGGCACAAGTACTCGGGACAGTTTGCTCACAACCACCTTGAGAGCCCCCTTGCGAAAAATATGGCCTTTGGCTACAAACTCGTGATCCATTCGAAAACCCatctcatttaaaaaatcagGCAGGCTATGTGAGGCAGCGACATCTACACAGTTCCGTACTAAGGCGTGGCGACTCTTGTCACCCACCTCCGGCTGCCCAAGATAACGTAAGTGCCAGGGAGCAGTTGGGTGAGCAAGTGATCGTCTGGCTCGCAGGATGAATGGATTTCCCTGCTGACCTTTCAGAAGGTAGACAAGCTCATGATCAGCAAAGCTTTCTGGCTCGATGTTGTCACATAAACCTCTAAGCCGATGGAGCAGACTGTCCAAGGACTGGTCCAGAACActgcctattaaaaaaaaaaaaaaaaaaaaaaaaaaggagtgttAAGTATAGGATGCAAACCTATATATTATAAAGATATGCCAAAATGTATAGTTTAGCACTAGTATATATGGCATTTGAACACAAAGCACTGTAATACAGAACACATGGAAATTTTCCTGCAATTCCTGCCCAAGCATGTATACATTTTACCTGGTGGACTGGATCGCTGAAGAGTGAATTCTTGCAATTCCCATTCTCAAAACCATCTCTAACTTCATTTACTCTCCAAAATTACATCCACCAGACCCAACATACAATTGATTTAAGCAAATCAGCAGTACCATATGACCATGTTCTacccaaagaaaaacaaatgagaaTCATTACTGACCTAAGTGACATTATTtacaggcatttggcagacattctcatccagagcgacttacaaaaagtgctttgtagtttcGTAATAGAATAGATCCTTAAACTGGATTACCAactaccatcagtcaaacaggTTTTATAAAGCAATAAACATTCTAAATTCTAATTTACTGTATCCAGAAAATCAAAGACCAACTGGAGGGAAAACTATATGCAGTAACgtttaaaagttagtaccccctcttttaatttaaagaaatttaataaTCTGATTATAGCAGGTCTCAGTAATAGGCAAATACAATCTCAGACAAACATTATCATATAACATTTTGCACTGTGCAAAAAAAGGAAtccaaaacgaaaaaaaaattatgtgggCAATACCAAGTACCCCCATGATTGTAGGTTGTAGGTCCACCTGCAGCCAGCAGCAATAACTGAAAAGTAATACATTTCCTTCATGATTGACAACTGATTGGCAAATGCTTTTCACTTTCGCACTGTAGAACAATTGCAGCAACAACTACTTCTCTAATGTTGTCTTGTCGTTTCCTCTTGGCATTGGCACACCTGAATGATTCACACTAGCAAACGGTCAAAACctttgcttttatagaggtctgcactcCAGGCCAATTAATCGAGGGCAATTAAACTAGGCCAATTAATCGAGGGCAGAGGATCAGCACTTCGCTACAACTTACCCTCTTTAATTCTGTGGAAGTACTGCTCacgtttttcttcttttgttaaaaaataataataaaggaaaagtgaaaaaagtttcatgttgtttatctgagggttgtatttgcctaatactgtgACCTGCTATGAtcaaattattactattatatttaattatgataaaacacaaaattaagaGTTAACCTTTGAACATGAATGTACGcctcattttgtatttactattTACAGCATGTGCTCTACATATTCACAGTCCAAACACTATATATTTCCACTGCATATTCCGCAACAAGGCTGCCCAACACACAGTTGCTCACTGTTTGAATAaccttttattaataataataataataatcacatggTAGAATGTAACAAATGTCCCCACAGtaattgaatattttattgtaactatTATTTATCAACTATTAATAAAAGATTAtcatgttatattttatatatgtcatgTCAATAGAATCCCAACCCTGGTACTTAAATGCCCCatttaaaacatgcattaaGTAAATAGACGCAGTTTtaggaaattattttttaatattatattaaatatatatatatttttttaaacattgattaaaatattttgtaattaatactGTCTTTCCTGAATTAAGCAGCCACAACTTGACAATTCATAGAATGAAACTGTTAAGATCTTAACAGATctttaaacattatatttatttcgaACAGTCCACTGTTAGACTGACCTACAGCCTGTTCTTTCAAAAATCACACATTTCTTTGGAAATATCACTTTTAACCTaacctaatctaatctaaaaaatgttgttagtctttcagttGCTCCTGGTAACACACACAAGCT
Coding sequences:
- the med18 gene encoding mediator of RNA polymerase II transcription subunit 18, coding for MEAPPVTVMPVTGGTINMMEYLLQGSVLDQSLDSLLHRLRGLCDNIEPESFADHELVYLLKGQQGNPFILRARRSLAHPTAPWHLRYLGQPEVGDKSRHALVRNCVDVAASHSLPDFLNEMGFRMDHEFVAKGHIFRKGALKVVVSKLSRVLVPGNTDNTEPLSLSYLVELSVLAPAGQDTVSEDMRSFAEQLKPLVHLEKIDPKRLM